A window from Nycticebus coucang isolate mNycCou1 chromosome X, mNycCou1.pri, whole genome shotgun sequence encodes these proteins:
- the LOC128577102 gene encoding melanoma-associated antigen 8-like — translation MPRHRHHHPRNHRRRREHRAQGEVQAPEDAQGPSAQEEEAAASSSAVVPGTLEEVPAGATASPPQSPERASSSHTGLAPTLERQSSDGSSSQGAEGPSTLLELANHESLLQDAIEDKISDLIHLLLFKYRMKEPITKEEMLNSVIQDYRDHFSEIFREASDCLQLIFGVDVKEVEPASHCYVLVTSVGLTYHEELNDEYSLPKVGLLIMILGLIFMENNCAPEEVIWDALRVIGVEPEREHYIYEEPRKLITHNWVQEGYLVYQQVPQSDPVRYEFLWGPRALAETTKMKVLEYVAKINGTNCRSFPRLYEEALRDEEVGEGAGVAAGGEGWARASE, via the coding sequence ATGCCTCGCCACCGCCACCACCATCCCAGGAATCATCGCCGCAGACGTGAACATCGGGCCCAAGGAGAGGTGCAGGCCCCAGAGGATGCACAGGGTCCCAGTGCTCAGGAGGAGGAAGCGGCTGCCTCCTCCTCTGCTGTGGTCCCGGGCACCCTGGAGGAGGTGCCAGCTGGTGCCACAGCGAGTCCTCCCCAGAGTCCTGAAAGAGCCTCCTCCTCCCACACTGGCCTGGCCCCCACTCTTGAGCGCCAGTCCAGTGACGGCTCCAGCAGCCAGGGAGCAGAGGGGCCAAGCACCTTGCTGGAGCTGGCAAACCACGAATCCTTGCTGCAAGATGCCATAGAAGATAAGATATCTGATTTGATTCATCTCCTGCTGTTCAAGTATCGAATGAAGGAGCCCATCACCAAAGAAGAAATGCTGAATAGTGTCATCCAAGATTACAGAGATCATTTCTCTGAGATCTTCAGGGAAGCCTCCGATTGCTTGCAGCTGATCTTTGGCGTTGACGTGAAGGAAGTGGAGCCTGCCAGCCACTGCTACGTCCTCGTCACCTCCGTGGGCCTCACCTACCACGAGGAGCTGAATGATGAGTACAGCCTGCCCAAGGTTGGCCTCCTGATAATGATCCTGGGTTTGATCTTCATGGAAAACAACTGCGCCCCAGAGGAGGTCATCTGGGATGCTCTGCGTGTGATTGGGGTGGAGCCTGAGAGGGAGCATTACATCTATGAGGAGCCCCGGAAGCTCATCACCCACAACTGGGTGCAGGAAGGTTACCTAGTATACCAGCAGGTGCCCCAGAGTGATCCTGTGCGCTATGAGTTCCTGTGGGGTCCGAGGGCCCTTGCTGAAACCACCAAGATGAAAGTCTTGGAGTATGTGGCTAAGATCAATGGGACCAATTGCAGGTCCTTCCCACGCCTGTATGAAGAGGCTCTGAGAGATGAGGAAGTGGGAGAGGGTGCAGGAGTTGCTGCCGGGGGTGAAGGGTGGGCCAGGGCCAGTGAGTAA